ATGAGCTGACCGGCGAGATCCTTCCGCTGCCGAAGTTCGCCCGCAGTTTCCTGCAGGCCGCGGCGACGCCGGCCGGCGTGTTCTCCGGACTCATGGGTGCGCCGCTTGCGGTCTACACCGCGGTGTTGCTCGGCGATACCTCCGTGCCACTGTGGCAGGATGCGCGCGAGGAGTTGCCAGGACTGTTTGTCTCCTCGGCTGCGTCGGCGGCCTCGGGCGCTGCGCTCGTAGCCACCTCCACGGCGAACAACGGCCCGGCCCGCGCGCTCGCGGCGATCGGTGCCGCTTCCGACATCGCGGCGACGAAGCGCCTCGAGCGCAATCTCCACGAGCCGCTGGAGGAAACGCTTCACGACGGCAAAGCAGGCACCCTGCTCAAAGCCGCCGAGGTGTGCGTCGCCGCGGGCGGCGTCGGGGCTGCCGTGGGCGGGCGCAACCGCGTCATCGCCGCGCTGTCCGGCGTTGCGCTGTTGACCGGATCCTGCCTCACCCGCTTCGGCATCATGGCCGCGGGCAAGCGCTCGACCGAAGACCCGAAGTACGTGGTGGAGCCGCAGCGCGCCCGCCTGGCCAAGCGCCGGGAGCGGGGCAACGTGGCAGACTCCATCACCACTGCGGGCTAGAAACGCGGGCCTGGAACCGCGGGCTAAACCACTCGCACGCGCCCGGTGCCGGCGACTGTCTCGCCGATCACCGGGTAGCCCGGCACCTCGCCGATCACCAGCAAACCGCCGGAGGTCTGCGCGTCCGCGAGCACGAGGAGTTCCTCCTCGCCCAAGTCCGAATCCACATGCGGGCGCACCCAATCCAAGTTGCGGCGCGAACCGCCCGGCACGAATCCGTCCTGAAGGGTTTGCAAGGCGCCGTCGATAAGCGGGACGCTCCGGAAGTCCACCACGGCGTCGACGCCGGAGGCGCGCGCCATCTTGAACAGGTGCCCCAGCAGGCCGAAGCCGGTGACATCGGTGGCAGCGCGCGCGCCGGCGGCCACGGCGGCCTCGGACGCGGCGCGGTTCAGCGTGGTCATCACGGCGATCGCCTCGTCGAACCACTCGCCGGTGGCCTTGTGCCGGTTGTTCAGCAGGCCGGAGCCGATCGGTTTGGTCAGGGTGATGGGGAGGCCGGCTTCGGCGGTGTCGTTACGCATGAGCCTCGCCGGGTCCGCGGTGCCAGTCGCAGCCATGCCGTAGATCGGCTCGGGCGCGGAGATGGAGTGCCCGCCGGTGACGGAGATGCCGGCCTCGGTGGCGGCGTCGAGCCCGCCGCGCAGCACCTCGCGGATGAGCTCCTGCGGCAGCACGTCGCGCGGCCATCCGAGCAGGTTAATCGCGGTGATGGGGGTGCCGCCCATGGCGTAGACATCGCTCAGCGCGTTGACTGCGGCGATCTTGCCCCAGGTGTACGCGTCATCCACCACGGGGGTGAAGAAATCGGCGGTGGAAATCACTGCGAGGTCATCGCGCACGCGGATCGCGGCGGCGTCATCGCCGTCGTCTAGGCCGACGATCACGTTCGGGTCCGCGAAGCCGACCAGGCCGGCCACCGCGTCCTCGAGCTCGCCCGGCGGGATCTTGCAGGCGCAGCCGCCGCCTGCGGCAAATTGGGTCAAACGGATTTCGCTCATACCCGCATGGTAGCGTCACCGCACGGAGGCGTACGTGTCCTGGTGGGCGCCCCAGTCTTCAAAACTGGTGAGGTCGAGCATCTCGGCCTGGCAGGTTCGATTCCTGTCCGTCTCCGCCATACGTTGCTAGGGAGGCACCATGGACCCGCGCCGCGCCATTCCGCGCACCGATGCATTGCTCGCGCTTGTCGACGCTTCTTCGCACCCGCCCTTACATCCCGCGAGCCTCAAGGCCATCGCTGCGCGGACGCAGGAACGGGCGCGACGCGGCGAGATCGCGCCGGGGGATGTGGAGGCCGAGTTCTTGGCGGGGGTGGCGCGTGGTGCGTCCACACTGACGCCGGTGATCAATTGCACCGGCGTGGTGGTGCACACCAACGTCGGCCGCGCGCCGCTCGGAGATGGCGCGGTGGAAGCGATGGCGCGCGCGGCCGGGTACGTGGACGTGGAGATGGATTTGGCCCGCGGGGAACGCTCCCGCGAGCGCGGCAAGCAGGCCACCGACGCGCTGCTGGCCGCGTGCCCCGCAGCGGAAGACGCGCTGGTGGTGAACAACGGCGCGGCTGCGCTCTTGCTTGCGGCGGCGACGTTCGCGGAACACAGCAAACTGGTGATTTCGCGCGGCGAGTTGATCGAGATCGGTGCCGGGTTCCGTCTGCCCGAGTTGATCGAGTCCGCGCGCGTGGAGCTTGTGGAGGTAGGCGCGACCAATCGCACCCACCCGGCGGATTACGAGCGCGCCGCCGCTGCCGGGGCGAAGGCGCTTCTGAAGGTGCACCCGTCAAATTACCGGGTGGAAGGGTTTACGTCGCAAGTCAGCGTGGCGGAGCTGCGCGTGATCGCGGACGCGCACGGGGCGGCGCTGATTGTGGATACCGGCTCCGGCCTGCTCGCGCCGGATCCGGCGCTGCCGGACGAGCCTGACGCGACAACCGCGCTGCGGGCGGGAGCGGACGTGGTGCTGTTCTCCGGCGACAAGCTGCTCGGCGGCCCGCAGGCCGGGGTGGTGCTGGGCCGCGCGGAGGCGATCGCGGCGATGCGCAAGCACCCGCTGGCGCGCGCGGTGCGGATCGACAAGGTGCGCCTTGCCGCGCTGGAGGCGACGCTTCGGCTGGCGCACAACCCCACGCACGCGTACCTGCAC
Above is a genomic segment from Corynebacterium sp. CNCTC7651 containing:
- the selA gene encoding L-seryl-tRNA(Sec) selenium transferase, with the translated sequence MDPRRAIPRTDALLALVDASSHPPLHPASLKAIAARTQERARRGEIAPGDVEAEFLAGVARGASTLTPVINCTGVVVHTNVGRAPLGDGAVEAMARAAGYVDVEMDLARGERSRERGKQATDALLAACPAAEDALVVNNGAAALLLAAATFAEHSKLVISRGELIEIGAGFRLPELIESARVELVEVGATNRTHPADYERAAAAGAKALLKVHPSNYRVEGFTSQVSVAELRVIADAHGAALIVDTGSGLLAPDPALPDEPDATTALRAGADVVLFSGDKLLGGPQAGVVLGRAEAIAAMRKHPLARAVRIDKVRLAALEATLRLAHNPTHAYLHADPAQLKARADALAAATGGEVVPHDGRVGGGGAPGHPLPGWAVRYDASFAAPLRHRNPAVLGRVHGGHLLIDLRCVPEDRDGEVAAAVRNVIEEAGK
- the nrfD gene encoding NrfD/PsrC family molybdoenzyme membrane anchor subunit, producing the protein MAEFDSFRPPEEPRRPKGQRTPGQRKQRRGEELMVPRAEFEQYDSYYGRPIVKFPPWEWPIAGYLFLGGVAGGSALLGVGAGATGNRELQRNARIAAAGASALGSAFLVADLGRPERLLNMFRVFKLSSPMSVGSWILGSFSSAAALAAAAEVDELTGEILPLPKFARSFLQAAATPAGVFSGLMGAPLAVYTAVLLGDTSVPLWQDAREELPGLFVSSAASAASGAALVATSTANNGPARALAAIGAASDIAATKRLERNLHEPLEETLHDGKAGTLLKAAEVCVAAGGVGAAVGGRNRVIAALSGVALLTGSCLTRFGIMAAGKRSTEDPKYVVEPQRARLAKRRERGNVADSITTAG
- the selD gene encoding selenide, water dikinase SelD; the encoded protein is MSEIRLTQFAAGGGCACKIPPGELEDAVAGLVGFADPNVIVGLDDGDDAAAIRVRDDLAVISTADFFTPVVDDAYTWGKIAAVNALSDVYAMGGTPITAINLLGWPRDVLPQELIREVLRGGLDAATEAGISVTGGHSISAPEPIYGMAATGTADPARLMRNDTAEAGLPITLTKPIGSGLLNNRHKATGEWFDEAIAVMTTLNRAASEAAVAAGARAATDVTGFGLLGHLFKMARASGVDAVVDFRSVPLIDGALQTLQDGFVPGGSRRNLDWVRPHVDSDLGEEELLVLADAQTSGGLLVIGEVPGYPVIGETVAGTGRVRVV